In the genome of Anaerolineae bacterium, the window CTGCCATTTTAAGCCTTAAAGCATAAACAAGGATTCAAGGGTAACGGCGTATAATATTATGCAACCCAACAAAGCTTTCGGTCAAGATGGAACCGAGCCAACGCTTATTCAACGCTGGCAGGCCGGCGATACCGCCGCATTTGACGAACTGTACGCCGAGCACGCCGCCATCATTTATCGCCTGGGTTGGGCGATGTTGCAACAAACCCAGGCCGCGGAAGACGTGGTACAGGAAACATTTTTGCGAGCGCACAAGGCCCGCCAACGGTTTGACCCAACGCGGGCCAGTTTTGGCACCTGGCTGTATCAGATTGCCTTGAACTATTGCCGCAGTTACTTGCGCCGCAAGCGTTTGTTGACCATTCCCTGGCTGCGACCCACGGGCGAAACGCTGGAATTGCCCGACGCCTCCCGCTCCAGTCCAGAAGCCAATGTTTTGCGTGGGGAGTATCGGCGCATGCTCTGGAAAGCTGTCCAAAATTTGAGCGAACCCTTGAAAGAAGTGATTATCCTGCATTATTACCTGGAACTGCCGGCGGTAGATATTGCGGCCCAAC includes:
- a CDS encoding RNA polymerase sigma factor; the encoded protein is MQPNKAFGQDGTEPTLIQRWQAGDTAAFDELYAEHAAIIYRLGWAMLQQTQAAEDVVQETFLRAHKARQRFDPTRASFGTWLYQIALNYCRSYLRRKRLLTIPWLRPTGETLELPDASRSSPEANVLRGEYRRMLWKAVQNLSEPLKEVIILHYYLELPAVDIAAQLNCPEGTIYSRLHNARRRLAEALAEQGMTAPELLEAQHAP